From the genome of Mycobacterium kansasii ATCC 12478:
CGATGACCATTTCTTCGCCGTTGACATCGCGTACAAGATGACCGCGGATGCTGCCGTGGGTAAGCCCTGCGGGAAGTTGCGCAACAATCCTGGAGGGCCTGGTGTCCCCGGCTTGGAAATGCAGCGCACCAGGTGCGGCGGCCTTCGGGAAGAGCCGGAACGGACCGCCGATACGCAGGTCGATCGCACCGGCGTGCAGCAGCCGGTGGGTTCGCGTCGGGACCTCCTCGCCGTCGATGACCACGCGGGCGTGGGTCGGAGCGAACAGGTGGGCCGCCCAGTTGGGTCTGTTCATGCGGCCCGGGGCAACCTTGGAGGTCACGTAGTCGCCGAACGTGCGGGCGATCACCCAGGCGACGGCCGCGCGGCCATGATCGGGGTTGGCGTAGTACTTGTCGTAGAACCGGTTGCCGACACCTCCGGCGGCCAGCCCGAAGCAAAGGCGATGGAATGGCGCGCCGTCGGCGGTCTCGCCGTTGAGTTGCAAGGTGTCGAGGCACACCTCGGGCGGCGGGTGATTCGACTCGGCGGCTGCCGCCAGAGCACCGACGATCGCATCGGCCCGCCCGCGTACCCCCGCCTTGCGCGCGACGGCGTTGACACTGCCGCCGTTGGTGGGCACAAATGCCGGCCAGCGTTCCGGGTCGGCCACGCACTGTTGGGTTTCGTTGACCAACCAGTGCAGGGCGCCGTCGCCGCCGTCGCCCACGAGGTGGGTAACCCGGGGATAAAGCTGTTGCACGGTCGTGCGGAGTTCGTCGACGGACGCGGTTTCGTGCACCTCGCCCCACCGGCCGACGATGTCGCGCAGCTCGGCGGCGCGATCACCCGGCGCAGCGAGGTTCTTGCGTGCCTTCGGGTTGACGATGACGCCCAGGTACATCTGCGGGTCACCCGCCCGGCGCACGTCTGGCCGACCCGCGGCCGTGGCGGGGCAGGTCCGGCCAGGCGGATACATCGCATCCCAAATGGATACTCCTCGGCGAAGGGCCCGCACGTGCGATTACGCGGACCATTCGGGACGATACCCAGCTTCACGGGTTTTGAATCCTGCAGTCGTCGCCGCCGGTAGACGCCGGCCAAACGCTGGGCTTCGGGGTCGGATATCGGATCGTGGCGACGCACCGTCGGGGACTTCGTCAACGGGTCGCTTTACCATGTCATCGGGGTCGAACGCGTCGAGTTTTCCAACGCGAAGAACTAGGCACTGACGGGGTGGGACAAGGATGCCTGATCGGTGCGGCGGGGTGCCGCCGCGCGCCACAGTGGTCATGGGGAACGCCGCGAAAAGCTCACCGGGGGCCGGCTGATGAGGCTCCGCATTCCAGCGTCTGCCGTGCCTGGGTGGACCGCCGCAAAGCTGCCGTCGTTCGCCGGACGTGTCGTCATTGTCACCGGCGCCAACAGCGGGCTGGGTGAGGTGACCGCCCGCGAGCTGGCCCGGGTCGGTGCCCACGTCATCCTGGCGGTACGCAACACCGAGAAAGGCGAGGCCGTCGCCCGGCAAATGGCCGACCCCGGGGCGTGTCGCCTCGAGGTGCGTCGGCTCGACCTGCAGGACCTGTCCTCGGTGCGGGACTTCGCCGACGGCATCGACAAAGTCGATGTCCTGGTCAACAACGCCGGCATCATGGCCGCCCAATACACGCTGACGGCCGACGGATTCGAGGGCCATATGGCCACCAATCACCTCGGTCATTTCGCGCTGACCAACCTGCTGCTGCCCAAGCTCACCGACCGGGTGGTGACGGTGTCCTCGCTGCTGCACAACATCGGCTACCTGAGCCTCAGTGACCTGAACTGGCAGTCGCGACCGTATTCGGCATGGCTGGCTTACGGCCAGTCGAAGCTGGCCAACCTGCTCTTCACCAGCGAGCTGCAGCGGCGTCTGGATGCCGTCGGCTCCTCGCTGCGCGCACTGGCCGCTCATCCGGGCTGGTCACACACGAACCTGCAGGGCAACTCCGGCCGCAAAGTGGTGGACGCGGCGGTCTTGGCCGTAGACCGGATGGTGTCTACCGATGCCGACTTCGGCGCCCGCCAGACGTTGTATGCGGTGTCGCAGGACCTCGCCGGCAACACGTTCGTCGGCCCGCGATTCGGCCTGTATGGCCGCACCCAGCCGACCTGGCGCAACTGGTCGGCCAGGCGCGCCGCCACCGCCGTCGCACTCTGGGAGCTGTCCGAACAGCTGACCGGTGCCAAGTTCCCCCTTTGAGGCAACGGTGCGCGAGTGTCTAAGTCGGCGAGGCGGTTTCGGCGCCGGGACCGCTGAGAACTCGGCGCACGGTCGACTCGATGCAGACGAAACGTGAATAGTGGGTATACGTGCGGCCGCGGGCCGGATGTCGGCGAGGAGGTCGCCCCATGTCGAATACCGATATCGCCGGGTTTCTCGCGTTGTGCGCCGCGCTGGCAGCCGCGGTCGGCAGTGTGATCCGCCAGCGGTCCGCCCAGGAGATCACCGACCAACCCGTCGGCTACCTGGCGCTGTTCGGAATGTTGTTGCGCGACACCCGCTGGTGGCTGGGCGGTCTGGGCGACATCGCCAGTTACTGTCTGCTCGCCGCGGCCCTCGACAAGGGCTCGGTGATGTTGGTGACGGCACTGCAGGTGACGGTGCTGCTGTTCGCGCTGCCCCTCTATGCACGGTTGGCCCATCATCGGATAACCCGGCGGGAGTGGCTGTCGGCGGTGTTGCTGGCTGCGGCGTTGGCGACACTCATCACGGCTGGGGATCCCACCGCCGGCCACTCCCGAGGCTCGCCGCAAGGCTGGATCGCGGTGGCCGCGGTGCTGGGCCCGGCCTTGGGATTGTGTGTGCTGGGCGCCCGGATCCTGGCGGATCGTCCCGCTGCGGCGGTGCTGCTGGCGGTGGTGTCGGGTTCGTCGTTGGCGCTGTTCGCGGTGCTCACCAAGGGCATCGTTGACGTGCTCGAACACGGTACGGACAACCTGTTGCGCACACCCGAGCTATATGGCTGGGTGCTGGCCGCGCTGGGCGGGATGATCTTCCAGCAGTCGGCGTTTCGCGCCGGCGCCCTGACCGCCTCACTGCCGACGCTGACGGTGGCCAAACCGGTGGTGGCCTCGGTGCTCGGGGTCACCGTGCTCGGCGAAACGTTGGAGGCCGACGGCCCGGAGTGGCTGTTGCTGGTGGCCTCGGCGGTGGTGGTGATCATCGCGACGGTCGCCTTGGCGCGCGGTGAGGCCGCCACCATGGCGGCCGGCGCTGGACGCGACGTGACGATCGCCGACCGGCCACCGGCACCGTGGCAACCCTTGACCGGTTGACGTGTTACTCGCGGCGGCATCCCGCCCGCGACCGTCGACTCCCACGCAGGGCGGTAACGGGACAGTCAATTAACCGCCGAATTGAACGGTATTGGTGCTAAGTTGACGTCGCCGATCGGTGATTTGGACATAACGCTCCACCACAAGGATGGTTCCGCGCTGGTTTGGCTTTGACCCGTATCCACTGGGCCGTGAGGAGAACGAGTGAGTGTCAATCCGTTCGACGACGACAACGGTAGCTTCTTCGTCCTGGTCAACGACGAGGAGCAGCACAGCCTGTGGCCGGTGTTCGCCGATATTCCGGCCGGTTGGCGGGTCGTTTACGGCGAGGCCACCCGGGCCGAATGTCTGGACTATGTCGACCAGAACTGGACCGATATCAGGCCGAAGAGTCTTCGCGAAAGTTTGCGGCAGAGGCAGGCTTCCGATTCGTAAGCTGTCCGGGTGGCGTCTGGATGGATGAGCACGCCAAAATCCGTGCGTATGGCATCGAGCGTGGTGAGACCCAGGCGGCGCTAGCCGGGCTGGCGGGGGTCGATCAGGCGGTGGTGATCACCCACGAGGACCGCACCGGCGACAAGCGGCTGGTGGGTTATGTCACCGAGTCGGTCACCGGCGCGGTCGACCCCGCCGCCGCGCGCGCGGCATTGGCCGAGCGGCTGCCGCCCTACCTGGTGCCGGCCGTGGTGGTGGTCCTTGAGGCCATGCCGGTGACAGTTGACGGTGAGCTCGACACTGCTTCTTTGCCGGCACCGGCACCGGCACACCGCGTCGACTCCCGGATCGAGCAGGCCCTGCGCGACATCTATGTTCGCCTGCTCGGTGTCGAGAACGTAGGGGTCGATGAGTCATTTTTCGACCTGGGCGGGGATTCGCTCTTGGCGATGCGGGCGATCGCCGCGGTCAACACTGAACTGAATGTCGACCTCAAGGTGGGCACCCTGTTCAACTGGCCGACTATTGCGCAGCTGGCATCGTGCATCGGGCGGCACTCGGGCCGGCTCAAGCGGTTGGTGGCTGCGGAGCGGCCCGCCGTGATTCCGTTGTCGTCTGCGCAAAGCCGGCTGTGGTTCATCCACCAATTGGATGGATCATCGCCGGTCTACAACCGGGCGGTGGCGTTGCGGTTAAGCGGGCAGCTCGATATCCGCGCGTTGCGTACGGCGTTGGCCGATGTGGTGGGCCGTCATGAAATCTTGCGCACGGTGTTTTCAGCGGTCGAGGGGATACCGCAGCAGGTGGTGCTTTCCGCCGAGCAAGCCGATTTCGGTTGGCAGGTCCTCGATGCGACCGGATGGCCGGCGGACCGGGTCATTGAGGCCATCGAAGAGACGGCGCGCCTCGGCTTCGATCTGGCAAGCGAAATCCCTTTGCGCGCAAGACTGTTCCGCATTCATGACCAGGAACACGTGTTGGTGATCGTGCTGCACCACATCGCCGGGGATGGCTGGTCGATCAGCGTGTTGGCCAGCGATGTGGGCGGCGCCTATGTCAGCCGGTGTTCGGGACGCGCTCCGAGCTGGGTCCCGTTGCCCGTGCAGTATGTGGACTACACGCTGTGGCAGCGGGAAAACCTCGGCGATCCGGCCGATAGTGGCAGTCCGCTGGCCGCCCAGTTGCGGTTCTGGGAAGAAGCGTTGGCCGGGATGCCCCACCGGCTTGAGCTACCCACCGATCGGCCGTATCCGCCGGTTGCCGACCACCGGGGCGGCAGCGTCGTCGTGGACTGGACCGCGGAACTGCAGCAGCGGGTAGGAGACGTTGCCCGCCGGCACAATGCGACCAGTTTCATGGTGGTCCAGGCAGCGCTTGCTGCGCTGCTGTCTCGGCTGAGCGGCAGCAGTGACGTGGCGGTGGGATTCCCGATCGCCGGTCGCGGTGATCCCGCGCTGGACGGACTGGTGGGTTGCTTCGTCAACACCCTGGTGCTACGGGTCGACCTCTCCGGGGATCCCACCTTCAGCCAATTGCTGGACCGGGTGCGCCAGCGCTGTCTGGCCGCCTACGGGCATCAAGACGTGCCCTTCGAGGCACTGGTCGAACGGCTCAACCCGCCGCGGTCGTGGACTCATCATCCCCTGGTCCAGGTGATGCTGGCCTGGCAGAACTTCACCTGGCACTACGACGACCCCGCCGCGGGATTGGCCTTGGGTGACTTGCAGGCCTCGCCCGTACCCATCGAGACCCGCACCGCCCGCATGGATCTGGCGTTTTTTCTGGCCGAACGTTCCACCGACGCGGGTGCACCTGCCGGGATCGGCGGCACGGTGGAATTCCGCACCGACGTGTTCGACGCGGCCAGTATCGAGGCATTGGTCGAGAGGCTGCAGCGGGTGCTGGTGGCGGTCACCGATCGACCGGGGCGGCGGGTGTCATCGATAGCTCTGCTTGACGCCGTTGAGCGTGCCCGGCTGGATGAATGGGGTAACCGCGCGGTGTTGGCCCGGCCCGCACCGGCGGCGATGTCGATTCCCGCGGCGTGGGCCGCGCAAGTGGCGCGCGCCCCCGATGCGGTAGCGGTCAGTTCCGCGGAGCGCTCGTGGACCTACCGCGAACTCGACGAGGCCGCGAACCGGTTGGCGCACTTGCTATCCGGCTACGGCGTCGGCCGCGGCACGTCTGTGGCCCTGCTGTTGGAGCGGTCGGCGCAGGCCGTCGTCGCGATACTGGCTGTGCTCAAGACCGGCGCGGCCTACCTGCCCCTGGACCCGGCCCTGCCGGGGCCCAGGGTGGAATTCATGGTTGACGACGCCGCGCCGGTGGCCGCGATCGCCACCGCCGGTCTGCGTGGCCGGCTCGACGGCAACCGGCTGCCGGTGATCGACGTCGCCGATCCCCGGGTCCGGGCTTGTCCGGGCACAGCCTTGCCGACGCCGGCCGCCGATGACATCGCCTACCTCATCTACACCTCGGGCACCACGGGGGTGCCCAAAGGCGTTGCCATCACTCACCACAACCTGACCCAGCTGATCATGTCGTTCGACCCAGGCCTGCCCGGAGCACCGGAACAGGTGTGGTCGCAGTGGCATTCCTACGCCTTCGACTTCTCGGTGTGGGAGATCTGGGGCGCACTGCTGCGCGGCGGCCGGCTGGTGGTGGTGCCCGAGTGGGTAGCGGCCTCACCAACCGACTTTCACGACCTGCTGGTCTCCCAGCGCGTCAACGTGCTCACCCAAACCCCTTCGGCAATAGGAGTTTTGACTCCGCATGGGTTGGAGTCGACGGCACTGCTGATGGGCGGCGAGCCGTGCCCGGCCGAGGTGGTGGATCGGTGGGCCGGGGGGCGGGTGATGATCAACGCCTACGGTCCGACCGAGACCGCGATTTACACGTCGCTGAGTGCCCCGTTGAAGGCGGGTTCGGGGATGCCGCCGATCGGTTCGCCGGTGGCGGGGGCGGCGTTGTTCGTGCTGGACGGCTGGTTGCGGGCGGTGCCGCCGGGGGTGGTGGGGGAGTTGTATGTGGCGGGTCACGGTGTCGGCGTTGGGTATTGGCGTCGCGGCGGGTTAACCGCGTCGCGGTTTGTGGCGTGCCCGTTCGGTCGGGCCGGTTTGCGGATGTATCGCACCGGGGATCTGGTGCGCTGGGGTGCCGATGGGCAGCTGGAGTATCTGGGGCGCGCCGATGAGCAGGTCAAGATCCGCGGGTATCGCATCGAGCTCGGTGAGGTGCGGGCGGCTTTGGCGGCCGTTTCCGGTGTGGATCAGGCGGTGGTGATCGCTCGCGAGGACCGCCCGGGTGATAAGCGTTTGGTGGGGTATGTCGTCGGGGCCGCCGATCCCGCCACCGCGCGGGCGGCGTTGGTCGAGCGGCTGCCGTCTTATCTGGTGCCGGCCGCGGTGGTGGTCGTCGATGCCTTGCCGTTGACGGTCAACGGCAAGCTCGACATTCGCGCCCTGCCGGCACCGGAGTACCTCGACGGCGGCCGCTACCGCCCGCCGGCCACCCTGGTCGAGGAGATCCTGGCGGGCATCTACGCCCGGGTGCTCGGGCGGGAGCGTGTCGGGGTCGACGAGTCGTTTTTCGACCTGGGCGGGGATTCGCTGACCGCGATGCGGGTGGTTGCGGCGGTCAACGCAACCCTGGATAGCGGTCTCAAGGTGGGCTCCTTGTTCGAGGCGCCGGCGATCGCGCAGCTGGCGCTCCGCGTCGGTGGGGACGGCGGTGGCCGTGGGCCGTTGGCGGCGGGTGCGCGCCCCGATGTCGTTCCGTTGTCGTTTGCGCAGAGCCGGCTGTGGTTCCTCGACCAGTTACACGGGCCCGCACCGGTTTACCACATGGCGGTGGCGCTGCGGCTGCGCGGGCGGCTTGATGCCGACGCGCTGGGTGCGGCGCTGGGCGACGTGGTGGCACGCCACGAGAGCCTGCGGACGCTGTTCGTCGCACCCGAGGGGCTGCCTCAGCAGCTGGTGGTGGACCCTGAGCGAGCCGACTTCGGCTGGCAGATCGTTGATGCCGCCGGGTGGCCGGCCGGCCGGCTGGAAGAGGCGATCGGCGCCACGGCCTGTCACCCGTTTGACCTGACAACCGAGATCCCGTTGCGGGCAAGGCTTTTCCGCGTCACCGACGACGTGCACGTGCTGGTGGTCGTGATGCACCATATCGCCGCCGACGGCTGGTCGGTGACTCCGCTGGCGCGTGATCTGGGGCTGGCCTATGCGGGCAGGTGTGCGGGCCGCGCCCCGGGCTGGGCTGAATTGCCCTTACAGTACGTCGATTACACGCTGTGGCAGCGTGAGCAGTTGGGGGACCCTGACGACCGCCACAGCCCGATCGCCGCGCAGCTGTGCTTCTGGGAGGATTCCCTGGCCGGGCTGCCCGAGCGCCTGCAGCTGCCCACCGACCGGCCCTATCCGCTGATCGCCGATTACCGCGGCGAAAAGGTAGAGGTGAAATGGCCGGCGGCGTTGCAGGAGCGGGTACGTGATCTGGCCCGCGAACACAACGTGACCGGTTTCATGGTGGTCCAGGCGGCGTTGGCGGCGCTGCTGTCCCGGCTTGGCGCCGGACCCGATGTGGCGGTGGGATTCCCGATCGCCGGACGCCGCGACCCGGCGCTCGACGAGCTGGTGGGCTTTTTCGTCAACACCTTGGTGCTGCGGGTCGACCTGACCGGCGATCCCACCGTCGCCGAGCTGCTGGTCCAGGTGCGACGGCGCAGCCTGGCCGCCTATGAACACCAAGATGTCCCCTTTGAGGTGCTTGTTGAACGGCTGAAACCCACCCGGTCCCTGACGCATCACCCGCTGATCCAGGTGATGTTGGCCTGGCAGCACACCGGCCCCGTCCAACTGGCGTTGGCCGACGTTCACGCCACCCCGATGCCGATCGACACGCACAGCGCCCGCATGGATCTGACGCTTTCCCTGGGTGAACGTTTCACCGACACCGGCGAGCCCGCCGGCATCTGTGGGACGGCGGAGTTTCGCACCGATGTGTTCGATGGGGCGAGCATCGAGGCGCTGATCGACCGGTTAGAGCGGGTGTTGGTCGCGATGACGGCCGATGCCACACAGCGGATTTCGTCGGTGAACGTGCTTGATGCCGCCGAGCACGCCCGGCTTGACCGGTGGGGTAACCGCGCGGTGTTGACCCGGCCCGCGCCCACGTCGGTGTCGATCCCGGCGGCCTTCGCCGCTCGGGTCGCGCACAGCCCCGATGCGGTGGCGCTGACCTGTGGTGGTGAGTCCCTGAGCTATCGGGAGCTCGACGAGGCGTCGAACCGGTTGGCGCACTTGCTGTCTGATCATGGTGTGGGTCCGGGTTCGGTTGTGGCCCTGCTGTTCTCCCGCTGCGCCGCGGCGATCGTGGCGATGGCCGCGGTGCTGAAAACCGGGGCGGCCTATCTGCCGATCGACCCGGCGTTGCCAAGGGCACGGATCGCGTTCATGGTTGCCGATGCCGCGGCGACCGCCGTCGTCACCGCGGCGGACCTGCGGTCACTGCTGGACGGATGCGACCTGGCGGTCATCGATGCCGCAGACCCTCGCATCCCCGGCTGCCCCGGCACGGCTCTACCGGCGCCCGCGGCCGATGACATCGCCTACCTCATCTACACCTCGGGCACCACGGGGGTGCCCAAGGGTGTGGCCGTCACCCACCACAACGTCACCCAACTCTTCCGGATCGCCAACTTTTTCGACAAACCCGAGAACACGGCGCCGTTCGCGGTAACCCAGTGGCATTCATACGCTTTCGACGTCTCGGTGTGGGAGATCTGGGGCGCGCTGCTGGATGGCGGCCGGTTGGTCGTCATACCCGAAGACGTCGCGGCCTCGCCGGCCGATTTTCACGACCTGTTGGTTGCCGAGCGGGTCGGTGTTCTCAGTCAGACCCCGTCAGCGGTAGGTGTTTTGCCGCCTCGTGGGTTGGAGTCGGCGGCATTGGTGGTGGCCGGTGAGGCTTGTCCGGCTGCGGTGGTGGATCGGTGGGCCGGGGGGCGGGTGATGATCAACGCCTACGGTCCGACCGAGACCACGATCTATGCCTCGATGAGCGCGCCGTTGAAGGCGGGTTCGGGGGTGCCGCCGATCGGTTCGCCGGTGGCGGGGGCGGCGTTGTTCGTGCTGGACGGCTGGTTGCGGGCGGTGCCGCCGGGGGTGGTGGGGGAGTTGTATGTGGCGGGTCACGGTGTCGGCGTTGGGTATTGGTGTCGCGGCGGGTTGAGTGCGTCGCGGTTTGTGGCGTGCCCGTTTGGTCGGGCCGGTTTGCGGATGTATCGCACCGGGGATCTGGTGCGCTGGGGTGCCGATGGGCAGCTGGAGTATCTGGGGCGCGCCGATGAGCAGGTCAAGATCCGCGGGTATCGCATCGAGCTCGGTGAGGTGCGGGCGGCTTTGGCGGCCGTTTCCGGTGTGGATCAGGCGGTGGTGATCGCTCGCGAGGACCGCCCGGGTGATAAGCGTTTGGTGGGGTATGTCGTCGGGGCCGCCGATCCCGCCACCGCGCGGGCGGCGTTGGTCGAGCGGTTGCCGTCTTATCTGGTGCCGGCCGCGGTGGTGGCGTTGCCGGGGCTGCCGTTGACGGTCAACGGCAAGCTCGACATTCGCGCCCTGCCGGCACCGGAGTATCGGGACACCGATCGCTACCGCGCGCCGGGCACCCCGGTCGAGCAGATCCTGGCCGACAGCTACGCCCGGGTCCTGGGACTGGTACGCGTCGGGGTCGACGACTCGTTCTTCGACCTGGGCGGCGACAGCATTCTGGCGATGCAGGTGGTGGCGCAGGCCAGGACCGCCGGCGTAACCTGCCGGCCGCGCGACATCTTCATCGAGCAGACCGTTGCCGGTGTGGCCCGGGTCGCCGGTGTCGCCGATGATGCGGCCGCTCTGAATGACGAGGGTGTCGGCGACGTGTCACCCACACCGATCATGTCGTGGCTACGCAGCCTGAAAAGCAGTGCCGGAGTTGAGCAGTTCAACCAAACGGTGGTCTTGCAGGCGCCGGCGGGCGTCGACGAGACCGACGTGGCGGTGGTGCTTCAGGCCTTGCTGGATCGGCACCCCATGCTGCGGCTACGGGTCGACGACGACGGCACCGGGGGTTGGTCGTTGTCGGTGCCCGAGCCCGGGGCGGTGGATGCGCGTAGTTGCCTGCAATCGGTGGACGTGTGGTCCGATGAGGCCCTGATACGGGCCCGGTCCCGGTTGAGCCCGGCCGCCGGAGTGATGCTGAGCGCGCTGTGGGTCGTCGACACCGGCCGGCTGGCGCTGATCGTTCACCATCTGGCCGTCGACGGGGTGTCATGGCGAATTCTGCTGGGGGATTTGAATATTGCCTGGGCTCAGCGTCGCATTAGGCACCAGGTGGCGTTGCCGGCGGGAGGCACGTCATTTCGGCGGTGGGCGTCGCTGCTCAGCGAGCACGCATGCTCCCCGGCAGTGGTCGACCAGGCGGACGCGTGGCGGCAGGTGCTGGCGGTCCCAGCCGCGCTGCCCGCCGTACGCTCCGCGGTGGACACGCTGGCCACCGCGGGACGGCTGTCGGTGTCATTGGATGTCGAGACCACCCGCCTGCTGCTCGCGGAAGTGCCGGCGGCATTTCATGCCGGCGTGCAGGACATCCTGTTGATCGCGTTCGGGTTGGCGTGGGCGCGGTTCTTGGGCAACGGCGGCGCGCCGATCGGCATCGACCTTGAGGGGCACGGGCGCCACGAGGACCTGGCGCCCGGGGTCGACCTGTCACGCACGGTCGGGTGGTTCACGGCCAAATACCCGGTAGCGCTGGCGGTGGGCG
Proteins encoded in this window:
- a CDS encoding MbtH family protein encodes the protein MSVNPFDDDNGSFFVLVNDEEQHSLWPVFADIPAGWRVVYGEATRAECLDYVDQNWTDIRPKSLRESLRQRQASDS
- a CDS encoding diacylglycerol kinase family protein, producing the protein MYLGVIVNPKARKNLAAPGDRAAELRDIVGRWGEVHETASVDELRTTVQQLYPRVTHLVGDGGDGALHWLVNETQQCVADPERWPAFVPTNGGSVNAVARKAGVRGRADAIVGALAAAAESNHPPPEVCLDTLQLNGETADGAPFHRLCFGLAAGGVGNRFYDKYYANPDHGRAAVAWVIARTFGDYVTSKVAPGRMNRPNWAAHLFAPTHARVVIDGEEVPTRTHRLLHAGAIDLRIGGPFRLFPKAAAPGALHFQAGDTRPSRIVAQLPAGLTHGSIRGHLVRDVNGEEMVIEAEDEPLSPIIDGERFVGVVRIVASAGPRFRVAQVGPARHLPRW
- a CDS encoding oxidoreductase; translated protein: MPGWTAAKLPSFAGRVVIVTGANSGLGEVTARELARVGAHVILAVRNTEKGEAVARQMADPGACRLEVRRLDLQDLSSVRDFADGIDKVDVLVNNAGIMAAQYTLTADGFEGHMATNHLGHFALTNLLLPKLTDRVVTVSSLLHNIGYLSLSDLNWQSRPYSAWLAYGQSKLANLLFTSELQRRLDAVGSSLRALAAHPGWSHTNLQGNSGRKVVDAAVLAVDRMVSTDADFGARQTLYAVSQDLAGNTFVGPRFGLYGRTQPTWRNWSARRAATAVALWELSEQLTGAKFPL
- a CDS encoding DMT family transporter, whose amino-acid sequence is MSNTDIAGFLALCAALAAAVGSVIRQRSAQEITDQPVGYLALFGMLLRDTRWWLGGLGDIASYCLLAAALDKGSVMLVTALQVTVLLFALPLYARLAHHRITRREWLSAVLLAAALATLITAGDPTAGHSRGSPQGWIAVAAVLGPALGLCVLGARILADRPAAAVLLAVVSGSSLALFAVLTKGIVDVLEHGTDNLLRTPELYGWVLAALGGMIFQQSAFRAGALTASLPTLTVAKPVVASVLGVTVLGETLEADGPEWLLLVASAVVVIIATVALARGEAATMAAGAGRDVTIADRPPAPWQPLTG